In a genomic window of Echeneis naucrates chromosome 4, fEcheNa1.1, whole genome shotgun sequence:
- the rgs5a gene encoding regulator of G-protein signaling 5a isoform X1, whose product MCKGLAALPQTCLERAKEIKLKLGVLLQKPENAIDLIIPYPEKTEKKPEKLQKPAPEEAAQWRESLDRVLNNSYGLSAFRSFLQSEFSDENIEFWMACEEFKKTKNPLKMAAKAKKIYEDFIQSEGPKEVNIDHFTKDVTLRNLVDLSPSTFDLAQKRIHALMEKDSFGRFLRSEQYQELLVN is encoded by the exons ATGTGTAAAGGATTAGCTGCTTTACCCCAAACCTGCCTTGAGAG GGCTAAGGAGATAAAGTTGAAGTTGGGAGTTTTACTGCAGAAGCCAGAAAATGCCATCGATCTCATCATCCCCTACCCggagaagacagagaagaagccagagaagctgcagaa GCCTGCTCCTGAGGAGGCTGCTCAGTGGCGTGAAAGTCTGGATCGGGTCCTGAACAACAGCT ATGGTCTGTCGGCCTTCCGCAGCTTTCTGCAGTCCGAGTTCAGTGATGAGAACATTGAGTTCTGGATGGCCTGCGAGGAGTTCAAGAAGACCAAGAATCCTTTGAAGATGGCTGCCAAGGCCAAGAAGATCTATGAAGACTTCATCCAGTCTGAGGGTCCCAAAGAG GTGAACATTGACCACTTTACCAAGGATGTGACACTGAGGAACTTGGTGGATCTCTCCCCCTCAACCTTTGACCTGGCCCAGAAGAGGATCCATGCCCTGATGGAGAAGGACTCCTTTGGCCGTTTCCTCCGGTCTGAGCAGTACCAGGAGCTCCTGGTCAACTAA
- the rgs4 gene encoding regulator of G-protein signaling 4, protein MCKGLATLPATCLQSVKDIKHKISFLLQKPEAQTTHQKQIHEKKAAPATAAASVKRVPTPTEVNKWKESFIHLMNSDTGRAVFTNFLRSEFSEENMDFWLACEDYKTTASSKLVTRAKQIYQQFIEVDAPNEVNLDGATKDLTRQNIKNSCPSCFNEAQRIIYLLMEKDSYRRFLNSKLIQGWDQTQMTAAKKEIKNSD, encoded by the exons ATGTGTAAAGGACTTGCAACACTTCCTGCCACATGCCTCCAAAG TGTCAAAGACATCAAGCACAAAATAAGCTTCTTACTCCAGAAGCCTGAAGCCCAAACAACCCATCAGAAGCAGATACATGAGAAGAAAGCTGctcctgccactgctgctgcttctgtgaaGAG GGTGCCAACTCCAACTGAGGTGAATAAATGGAAGGAGTCTTTCATCCACCTCATGAACAGTGACA CGGGTCGTGCGGTCTTCACCAACTTCCTGAGATCAGAGTTCAGTGAGGAGAATATGGATTTCTGGTTGGCCTGCGAAGACTACAAGACGACAGCATCTTCCAAGCTGGTAACCAGAGCCAAGCAGATCTACCAGCAATTCATTGAGGTTGACGCTCCTAATGAg GTGAACCTAGATGGGGCAACAAAAGACCTGACCAGGCAGAATATCAAGAACTCCTGCCCATCTTGTTTCAACGAGGCTCAGAGGATAATCTACCTCTTAATGGAGAAAGACTCCTATAGACGCTTTCTTAACTCCAAACTGATCCAAGGTTGGGACCAGACACAGATGACTGCAGCaaagaaggaaattaaaaattctgactga
- the rgs5a gene encoding regulator of G-protein signaling 5a isoform X2, which translates to MCKGLAALPQTCLERAKEIKLKLGVLLQKPENAIDLIIPYPEKTEKKPEKLQKPAPEEAAQWRESLDRVLNNSYGLSAFRSFLQSEFSDENIEFWMACEEFKKTKNPLKMAAKAKKIYEDFIQSEGPKEVRMQVNIDHFTKDVTLRNLVDLSPSTFDLAQKRIHALMEKDSFGRFLRSEQYQELLVN; encoded by the exons ATGTGTAAAGGATTAGCTGCTTTACCCCAAACCTGCCTTGAGAG GGCTAAGGAGATAAAGTTGAAGTTGGGAGTTTTACTGCAGAAGCCAGAAAATGCCATCGATCTCATCATCCCCTACCCggagaagacagagaagaagccagagaagctgcagaa GCCTGCTCCTGAGGAGGCTGCTCAGTGGCGTGAAAGTCTGGATCGGGTCCTGAACAACAGCT ATGGTCTGTCGGCCTTCCGCAGCTTTCTGCAGTCCGAGTTCAGTGATGAGAACATTGAGTTCTGGATGGCCTGCGAGGAGTTCAAGAAGACCAAGAATCCTTTGAAGATGGCTGCCAAGGCCAAGAAGATCTATGAAGACTTCATCCAGTCTGAGGGTCCCAAAGAGGTCAGAA TGCAGGTGAACATTGACCACTTTACCAAGGATGTGACACTGAGGAACTTGGTGGATCTCTCCCCCTCAACCTTTGACCTGGCCCAGAAGAGGATCCATGCCCTGATGGAGAAGGACTCCTTTGGCCGTTTCCTCCGGTCTGAGCAGTACCAGGAGCTCCTGGTCAACTAA